From Chloroflexaceae bacterium:
TGTTCGCGAAAGAGTCGGGGCGGGCGCCCTAGGCGTCGTTCAAGAAGATCCGCCAGGCGCGCCACGCCAGGGTGTTCCGGGTCGGTGTACAGCGCGTAGCCGGTCTCAATAACCGTTGGCGCAGCGGTCGGGAAACACTCCCTCAGCGCGGCGAGCACGTCTTCGGGCGTCTCATCGCTCGTGTAGCGAATATCGAACGTGACCGCGGCGAACGCCGGCACCTGATTGCGCGCGCCGGCGCCCGCCCGCAACGCAGTCGGGGTAACGGTGGTGCGCCACTCATCGGGGCCGGCGGGTGGCGGAAAGCGCGCTTCGACCGCCGATAGGCCGCGCGCCAGGTCGCCGATCGGATTGTGACCCTCCCAGGGATGCGAGCCGTGCGCCGGGCGACCGGGCAGGGCCAGTTCGACCCACATGCAGCCCTTGTGGGCGTAGAGGATGCCCAGGTCAGTCGGTTCAAGACAGAGCATCAGGTCGCACCGCCACCCTTCGGCGAGCAGGCGCCCCGTGCCCGCGGCGCCGCCGATCTCCTCGTCGCTGACGAACTGGAAGCCCGCATCAGGGCGCTCCGGGAGCGCCGCCAGGTCGCGCAGTAGGCGCAGCATCACCGCGCAACTGCCCTTCATATCCAGCGCGCCCCGGCCATAGATCCGCCCCTCGCGCATCTCAGGCGTGAATTGTTCGGGCCGGCCCACGACCACGTCAAGGTGGCCATTGAACATCAGCGCGGGAGCGCGCGTCTCGCGCAGGGTGGCAACGATTGCGG
This genomic window contains:
- a CDS encoding M20/M25/M40 family metallo-hydrolase, whose product is MDRPLRDELVALTTDLVRFESTADRPDQLAACMDYVAAYLSDVPGLFVERSAANGKPAIVATLRETRAPALMFNGHLDVVVGRPEQFTPEMREGRIYGRGALDMKGSCAVMLRLLRDLAALPERPDAGFQFVSDEEIGGAAGTGRLLAEGWRCDLMLCLEPTDLGILYAHKGCMWVELALPGRPAHGSHPWEGHNPIGDLARGLSAVEARFPPPAGPDEWRTTVTPTALRAGAGARNQVPAFAAVTFDIRYTSDETPEDVLAALRECFPTAAPTVIETGYALYTDPEHPGVARLADLLERRLGRPPRLFREHYATDARYYTGAGIPAVCVGPVGAGLHSDEEWVSIASLVDLYHVLLAYVTS